agagagagaaggaggaggtgaagagggagaaggaggaggtgaagatagagaagggggaggtggagatggagaaggaagaagtggggagggagaaggagaaggtggagagggagaaggaggaagtggagagagaaaaggaggaagtggagagagagaaggaggaggtgaagagagagaaggaggaggtgaagatggagaaggaggaggtgaagagggagaagGTGGAAATGGAGGAGGTGCTCAGGAAGCAGAAGAACACAGAGAACGAGGCCAAGGCCAGATTCAGTCAGGAGGCATCACGACTCACTGCAGAGAacatggtgagtgtgtgtgtgggggggggggggtgcggtCGTGCGCCCCAATGTGTGTGCGTTTAATTCACTTGCAATTCACTCCTTATGATACTTAAATGTTATTCCAGGACTTTGAAGAGCAGCTCGACATGAAGGACAGGTTGATAAGGAAGCTGCGAAACCAAATGAAGAGCCTTCAAACATCAGAGGAAGGTAACATGATTGCAACAAGTCATCTACATTTTATCACAGTTGATTCTCAGCTCTCCACTCATTTCCTGTATTTCATTTCATGTGTTATCTTCCTCAGCCAATCAAACACCAGCGCCCACTATTACCAACGAATACCTTGGCATGTTGGAATACAAGAGGGAGGATGAAGCCAAGCTCATTCAATACGTCATTCTGGGTACAACTGTTGTTGTTGGGAGTTATTAGTGCTGGTGTTTTTACTGTTGGAGTTGACACGGTTTGTATTGCTGTCACATGACCACACAAGACTACATGGCCTAAGAAAATATAACTTCGATGACCAAACAACTAGCTCTCTCGACGATAGTGTGCAGCCCCCTCCACATCTctatgattcagaggggttgggttaaatacggaagacacatttcgcttgaatgcattcagttgtacaactgactaggtaccctcCTACTGGCTCATGTTTGTAACTGACCTCTACTCTCCTGTCAGACCTGAAGCCCAGAGGAGTTAACATGATCCCCAACATGGCTGCTCAGCTTCTCTTCATGTGTGTCCATTAAACTGGCTCATGTTTGTAACTGACCTCTACTCTCCAGTCAGACCTGAAGCCCAGAGGAGTTAACATGATCCCCAACATGGCTGCTCAGCTTCTCTTCATGTGTGTCCATTAAACTGGCTCATGTTTGTAACTGACCTCTACTCTCCAGTCAGACCTGAAGCCCAGAGGAGTTAACATGATCCCCAACATGGCTGCTCAGCTTCTCTTCATGTGTGTCCATTAAACTGGCTCATGTTTGTAACTGACCTCTACTCTCCTGTCAGACCTGAAGCCCAGAGGAATTAACATGATCCCCAACATGGCTGCTCAGCTTCTCTTCATGTGTGTCCATTAAACTGGCTCATGTTTGTAACTGACCTCTACTCTCCTGTCAGACCTGAAGCCCAGAGGGGTTAACATGATCCCCATCATG
This is a stretch of genomic DNA from Oncorhynchus gorbuscha isolate QuinsamMale2020 ecotype Even-year unplaced genomic scaffold, OgorEven_v1.0 Un_scaffold_6803, whole genome shotgun sequence. It encodes these proteins:
- the LOC124029556 gene encoding unconventional myosin-Vc-like; translation: MEKEEVKREKVEMEEVLRKQKNTENEAKARFSQEASRLTAENMDFEEQLDMKDRLIRKLRNQMKSLQTSEEANQTPAPTITNEYLGMLEYKREDEAKLIQYVILDLKPRGVNMIPNMAAQLLFMCVRHADYLNDGAKLKSLMNAIISGVKKVIT